The Kluyvera intermedia genome includes the window GTCTGCCCGACGGCGGCGATTAAGCTGTCGCAGGAATATGAGCTGGCGGTGTGGAAAAAGGAAGATTTCCTCCAGCAGTCACGCTTTGATATCTGCAACTGCCGCGAGTGCCAGCGTCCGTTTGCGGTGCAAAAAGAGATTGATTACGCCATTGCGTTGTTAAAACACAACGGCGACAGCCGCGCTGAAAATCACCGCGAAAGCTTTGAGACCTGCCCGGAATGCAAGCGTCAGAAATGTTTGGTGCCTTCCGACCGTATTGACCTGACTCGCCATATGAAAGGGGCTATCTAATGAGCAACTTAATCGGGCCACGCGACGACAATGGCATGCCGGTGCCAATGACGGTAGAAGAATCTATCGCCAGCATGAAAGCGTCGCTGTTAAAAAATATCAAGCGTTCCGCCTACGTTTACCGCGTTGACTGCGGTGGCTGTAACGGCTGCGAAATCGAAATTTTTGCCACCTTGTCGCCGCTGTTTGACGCTGAACGTTTCGGTATCAAAGTGGTGCCGTCACCGCGTCACGCTGACATCCTGTTGTTCACCGGTGCGGTGACCCGCGCCATGCGCTCGCCTGCGCTGCGCGCCTGGCAGTCGGCACCCGACCCGAAAATCTGCATTTCCTACGGTACCTGCGGCAACAGCGGCGGTATCTTCCACGACCTGTATTGCGTGTGGGGCGGTACCGACAAAATTGTGCCGGTAGACGTTTATATTCCGGGTTGCCCGCCAACGCCTGCGGCGACGCTGTACGGTTTTGCGATGGCGCTGGGGCTGCTGGAGCAGAAAATCCACGCACGTGCGCCGGGCGAACTTGACGCCCAGCCTGCTGAAATTCTGCATCCTGATATGGTACAGCCGCTGCGCGTGAAGATTGACCGTGAAGCGCGCCGCCTGGCGGGTTACCGCTATGGTCGCCAGATTGCCGACGACTATATGGTGCATCTGAACCAGGGCGAAACCCAGATTCAGCAATGGCTGGCAACCGAAAACGATCCGCGTTTGACGGAAATCGTCACGCATCTGAGTCACGTAGTAGAAGAGGCACGTATTCGATGAGCGAACAGGTGGTGTTCAGTCAACTGAGCCGTAAATTTATTGATGAGAACGATGCGACGCCATCGGAGGCGCAGCAGGTTGTCTATTACAGCCTGGCGATTGGCCACCACCTCGGGATTATCGACTGTCTCGAAGCCGCGCTGACCTGCCCGTGGGATGAGTATCTGGCGTGGATTGCTACGCTTGAGGTAGGCAGTACGGCGCGGCGTAAAATGGAAGGTGTGCCGAAGTACGGCGAAATTGTTATCGATAGCAACCATGTGTCGATGCTGGCGAACGCTTTTGATAAAGCCCGTGCGTCACAAACAGCGCAGCAGCAGGACTGGAGTCAGGCGATGCTGAATATGTTGCATGCCATCCACCAGGAAAGCGCCATCTATCTGATGGTGCGCCGCCTGCGCGACTGATTTTAAAAGATTGAGGAATGAACATGACTGACGTTTTACTCTGTGTCGGCAATAGCATGATGGGCGACGACGGCGCGGGCCCGTTACTGGCAGAAATGTGCGCGGCCCAGCCGAAAGGGGCGTGGGTTGTGATTGACGGCGGTAGCGCGCCGGAGAATGACATTGTGGCGATCCGTGAGTTGAATCCGGCGCGGCTGTTGATTGTTGATGCGACGGATATGGGGTTGAATCCGGGTGAGATTCGCCTTGTCGATCCGGATGATATTGCTGAGATGTTTATGATGACGACCCACAATATGCCGCTGAATTATCTGGTTGATCAGCTTAAGGATGATGTGGGTGAGGTGATTTTCCTCGGGATTCAGCCGGATATTGTTGGGTTTTATTATCCGATGACGGAGGCGATTAAAGAGGCGGTTGAGGTGGTTTATCAGCGGCTTGAGGGGTGGCAGGGGAATGGTGGGTTTGCGCATTTGGAAGTAGAGGAAGAGGAGTAGTTTCCTTAGACGCTCAG containing:
- a CDS encoding formate hydrogenlyase complex iron-sulfur subunit; translated protein: MFTFIKKVIKTGVTTSSYPLEPMPVDKNFRGKPEHNPQQCIGCAACVNACPSNALTVETDRVNNQLAWQFNLGRCIFCGRCEEVCPTAAIKLSQEYELAVWKKEDFLQQSRFDICNCRECQRPFAVQKEIDYAIALLKHNGDSRAENHRESFETCPECKRQKCLVPSDRIDLTRHMKGAI
- a CDS encoding NADH-quinone oxidoreductase subunit B family protein; the protein is MSNLIGPRDDNGMPVPMTVEESIASMKASLLKNIKRSAYVYRVDCGGCNGCEIEIFATLSPLFDAERFGIKVVPSPRHADILLFTGAVTRAMRSPALRAWQSAPDPKICISYGTCGNSGGIFHDLYCVWGGTDKIVPVDVYIPGCPPTPAATLYGFAMALGLLEQKIHARAPGELDAQPAEILHPDMVQPLRVKIDREARRLAGYRYGRQIADDYMVHLNQGETQIQQWLATENDPRLTEIVTHLSHVVEEARIR
- a CDS encoding formate hydrogenlyase maturation HycH family protein, whose amino-acid sequence is MSEQVVFSQLSRKFIDENDATPSEAQQVVYYSLAIGHHLGIIDCLEAALTCPWDEYLAWIATLEVGSTARRKMEGVPKYGEIVIDSNHVSMLANAFDKARASQTAQQQDWSQAMLNMLHAIHQESAIYLMVRRLRD
- the hycI gene encoding hydrogenase maturation peptidase HycI, producing MTDVLLCVGNSMMGDDGAGPLLAEMCAAQPKGAWVVIDGGSAPENDIVAIRELNPARLLIVDATDMGLNPGEIRLVDPDDIAEMFMMTTHNMPLNYLVDQLKDDVGEVIFLGIQPDIVGFYYPMTEAIKEAVEVVYQRLEGWQGNGGFAHLEVEEEE